The following are encoded in a window of Oncorhynchus keta strain PuntledgeMale-10-30-2019 chromosome 10, Oket_V2, whole genome shotgun sequence genomic DNA:
- the LOC127906026 gene encoding 1-phosphatidylinositol 4,5-bisphosphate phosphodiesterase eta-2-like, with protein sequence MAVSYIPRYPVILSIENHCTVPQQKKTAESLMEVLQGKVDLSTVNMNEFRKLPSPELLKRNVLVKVSLTLQWRTLCQDKRRLSWC encoded by the exons ATGGCTGTGTCATACATCCCCAGGTACCCAGTTATCCTATCCATAGAGAACCATTGCACAGTGCCCCAGCAGAAGAAGACGGCTGAGTCTCTGATGGAGGTGCTCCAGGGCAAGGTGGACCTGTCTACAGTCAATATGAATGAATTCAGAAAGCTGCCCTCCCCAGAGCTCCTGAAAAGGAATGTTCTTGTCAAG GTTTCTTTAACCCTACAGTGGAGGACCCTCTGCCAGGACAAAAGAAGACTCAGCTGGTGCTGA